A section of the Agrococcus sp. SGAir0287 genome encodes:
- the murD gene encoding UDP-N-acetylmuramoyl-L-alanine--D-glutamate ligase, which produces MVLGLGVTGFAAADTLVELGANVTVVAERGDAERERILSVLGIDTVVTDAGETPDVLAAAELVIASPGLPPTHPWLVGAAERGATIWGDVELAWRVRDKVRAAEWVLVTGTNGKTTTTQLAAHMLQAGGLRVAPVGNIGTPVLDAVRDPEGFDVLVVELSSFQLHALGEIWPHSAVCLNLDDDHLDWHAGAQAYRDAKAKVYRNARVAAVYNVADPATMRMVEEADVVEGCRAIGFGLGMPGRSELGIVEGILADRAFLDDRRDSALELATLADLEVAGLATPHMAQNVLAAAALARAVGVEPAAIRDAIRSFRLDHHRTEVVADIGGVRFVDDSKATNPHAANGSLQAFASVVWIVGGLLKGVDVAPLVERHAARLRAAVVIGVDRAAILAAFARHAPGIPLVEVDEADTEEVMPTAVAAARAHASSGDTVLLAPAAASMDQFESYADRGRRFQRAVHDERMREGGADGPGGGGRTPDPGGPRSR; this is translated from the coding sequence GTGGTGCTCGGCCTGGGCGTGACCGGCTTCGCCGCCGCCGACACGCTCGTCGAGCTCGGCGCGAACGTCACGGTCGTCGCAGAGCGCGGCGACGCGGAGCGCGAGCGCATCCTGTCGGTGCTCGGCATCGACACGGTCGTGACGGACGCCGGCGAGACGCCGGACGTCCTCGCCGCCGCCGAGCTCGTCATCGCCTCGCCGGGGCTGCCCCCGACGCATCCCTGGCTCGTGGGCGCCGCGGAGCGCGGCGCGACGATCTGGGGCGACGTCGAGCTCGCATGGCGCGTGCGCGACAAGGTGCGCGCGGCGGAGTGGGTGCTCGTCACCGGCACGAACGGCAAGACGACGACGACGCAGCTCGCCGCGCACATGCTCCAGGCGGGCGGCCTCCGCGTCGCGCCGGTCGGGAACATCGGCACCCCCGTGCTCGACGCCGTCCGCGATCCGGAGGGCTTCGACGTGCTCGTCGTCGAGCTGTCGTCGTTCCAGCTCCACGCGCTCGGCGAGATCTGGCCGCACTCGGCCGTCTGCCTCAACCTCGACGACGACCACCTCGACTGGCACGCCGGCGCGCAGGCCTACCGCGATGCGAAGGCGAAGGTGTACCGCAACGCCCGTGTCGCGGCCGTCTACAACGTCGCCGACCCGGCGACGATGCGCATGGTCGAGGAGGCCGACGTCGTCGAAGGGTGCCGTGCGATCGGCTTCGGGCTCGGCATGCCGGGCCGCTCGGAGCTCGGGATCGTCGAGGGCATCCTCGCCGATCGCGCCTTCCTCGACGACCGACGCGACTCGGCGCTCGAGCTCGCGACGCTCGCCGACCTCGAGGTCGCGGGCCTCGCGACGCCCCACATGGCGCAGAACGTGCTCGCCGCCGCAGCGCTCGCACGCGCGGTCGGCGTCGAGCCCGCGGCGATCCGCGACGCCATCCGCTCCTTCCGCCTCGACCACCATCGGACCGAGGTCGTCGCCGACATCGGCGGCGTGCGCTTCGTCGACGACTCGAAGGCGACGAACCCGCACGCGGCGAACGGCTCGCTCCAGGCGTTCGCGTCGGTCGTGTGGATCGTCGGCGGCCTGCTGAAGGGGGTCGACGTCGCTCCGCTCGTCGAGCGCCACGCGGCACGCCTGCGCGCCGCCGTCGTCATCGGCGTCGATCGCGCCGCGATCCTCGCCGCGTTCGCGCGACACGCGCCCGGCATCCCGCTCGTCGAGGTCGACGAGGCGGACACTGAGGAGGTCATGCCGACGGCCGTCGCGGCTGCGCGGGCGCACGCATCCAGCGGCGACACCGTGCTCCTCGCCCCGGCTGCGGCGTCGATGGACCAGTTCGAGTCCTACGCGGATCGTGGCCGGCGGTTCCAGCGAGCCGTGCACGACGAGCGGATGCGAGAGGGAGGCGCCGATGGCCCAGGTGGCGGTGGACGCACCCCCGATCCCGGCGGTCCGCGGTCGCGGTAG
- the mraY gene encoding phospho-N-acetylmuramoyl-pentapeptide-transferase — MIVLLVSATISLVFALAATPVYVRLATRLGWGQFIRADGPQSHHTKRGTPQMGGLVFIVATIVGYAGGKLVGSLDGVPNYPSAPALLVLLLMVGLGAVGFVDDYLKVRKRQSLGLGGWAKIAGQVAVGVVFAVLALQLPDRYGQTPASTAISAVRDIEWLDLTRLGLVVGIGLAVLWFLFIIVATSNAVNVLDGLDGLAAGSTIFSASAFVLIGFWQNGQACLGGLADRVAPGGAVDADLYRCYPVQAPLDLAVVAACLAAALIGFLWYNTSPAQLFMGDVGSLGLGGALAGLAIMTHTQLLLVLVAGLPLVVTGSVILQRLYFKVTGGKRIFLMSPLHHHFELKGWAEIRIVVRFWIVSGLFVALAVGLFYLDWVIHPVP; from the coding sequence ATGATCGTCCTGCTCGTCTCCGCGACGATCTCGCTCGTCTTCGCCCTCGCCGCGACGCCCGTGTACGTGCGGCTCGCCACGCGCCTGGGATGGGGCCAGTTCATCCGCGCCGACGGTCCGCAGTCGCACCACACGAAGCGCGGCACGCCCCAGATGGGTGGCCTCGTCTTCATCGTCGCGACGATCGTCGGCTACGCAGGCGGCAAGCTCGTCGGCTCGCTCGACGGCGTGCCGAACTACCCCAGCGCGCCGGCGCTGCTCGTGCTCCTGCTCATGGTGGGCCTCGGCGCCGTCGGATTCGTCGACGACTACCTCAAGGTGCGCAAGCGCCAGTCGCTGGGCCTCGGCGGATGGGCGAAGATCGCGGGCCAGGTCGCCGTCGGCGTCGTCTTCGCCGTCCTCGCGCTGCAGCTGCCGGACCGCTACGGCCAGACGCCCGCATCCACGGCCATCTCCGCGGTGCGCGACATCGAGTGGCTCGACCTCACCCGGCTCGGCCTCGTCGTCGGCATCGGGCTCGCCGTGCTGTGGTTCCTCTTCATCATCGTCGCGACGTCGAACGCCGTGAACGTGCTCGACGGCCTCGACGGCCTCGCCGCGGGCTCCACGATCTTCTCGGCGTCGGCGTTCGTGCTCATCGGCTTCTGGCAGAACGGCCAGGCGTGCCTCGGCGGGCTCGCCGATCGCGTCGCACCCGGGGGAGCGGTCGACGCCGACCTCTACCGCTGCTACCCCGTGCAGGCGCCCCTCGACCTCGCGGTCGTCGCCGCGTGCCTCGCCGCCGCGCTCATCGGCTTCCTCTGGTACAACACGAGCCCCGCGCAGCTCTTCATGGGCGACGTCGGCTCGCTCGGCCTCGGCGGCGCGCTCGCGGGCCTCGCGATCATGACGCACACGCAGCTGCTGCTCGTGCTCGTCGCGGGCCTGCCGCTCGTCGTCACCGGCAGCGTCATCCTGCAGCGCCTGTACTTCAAGGTCACGGGCGGCAAGCGCATCTTCCTCATGAGCCCGCTGCACCACCACTTCGAGCTGAAGGGGTGGGCGGAGATCCGCATCGTCGTGCGCTTCTGGATCGTCTCCGGCCTCTTCGTCGCCCTCGCCGTCGGCCTGTTCTACCTCGATTGGGTGATCCATCCTGTCCCGTGA
- a CDS encoding UDP-N-acetylmuramoyl-tripeptide--D-alanyl-D-alanine ligase, with the protein MIALQASEIARVVDGALVGDDVRVEGSVQTDSRLVEPGDVFVAMPGEVTDGHRFVGTAVEAGAALVLCERPIDADVPHVVVSSGLAALQALAAHVVAAVRERCTVVGITGSNGKTTTKNMLQAILEQHGETVSPVKSFNNEVGAPMTMLRVTEATRYLVLELGASRVGDIASLVALAMPDVSVVLKVGLAHAGEFGGVERTQRAKHEIVRDLPDTAVAVLNRDDDRVVWMADRTAARVRWFGLDAGGDAPADTVWASDVASSIDGTSATIHRGEESWPLTLRILGEHHVMNALAALSVADELGVPIDDAIAALESMVRAERWRMELLRPESGVVVINDAYNASPDSMAAALKTLAHVSRTSGARSVAVVGAMTELGDSQVEEHDRIGRLVVRLGIDRLVVVGEGAKPAHDAAEHESSYGQDTTYVETQEQALALLRATLEPGEVVLVKSSLSAGLKDLGDRLGGVA; encoded by the coding sequence GTGATCGCGCTCCAGGCATCCGAGATCGCGCGCGTCGTCGACGGCGCGCTCGTCGGCGACGACGTGCGCGTCGAGGGCTCCGTGCAGACCGACTCGCGCCTCGTCGAGCCGGGCGACGTGTTCGTCGCCATGCCCGGCGAGGTCACCGACGGGCACCGCTTCGTCGGCACGGCCGTGGAGGCCGGCGCCGCCCTCGTCCTGTGCGAGCGGCCGATCGACGCCGACGTGCCGCACGTCGTCGTCTCCTCGGGCCTCGCCGCCCTGCAGGCGCTCGCGGCGCACGTCGTCGCCGCCGTGCGCGAGCGCTGCACCGTCGTGGGCATCACTGGCTCGAACGGCAAGACGACGACGAAGAACATGCTGCAGGCGATCCTCGAGCAGCACGGCGAGACGGTGAGCCCCGTCAAGTCGTTCAACAACGAGGTCGGCGCACCCATGACGATGCTGCGCGTCACCGAGGCCACGCGCTACCTCGTGCTCGAGCTCGGCGCGAGCCGCGTGGGCGACATCGCCTCCCTCGTGGCGCTCGCGATGCCCGACGTGTCCGTCGTCCTCAAGGTCGGCCTCGCGCACGCCGGCGAGTTCGGCGGCGTCGAGCGCACGCAGCGCGCGAAGCACGAGATCGTCCGCGACCTCCCGGACACCGCCGTCGCCGTGCTCAACCGCGACGACGACCGCGTCGTCTGGATGGCCGACCGCACCGCGGCGCGCGTGCGCTGGTTCGGCCTCGACGCCGGCGGCGACGCACCCGCGGACACCGTGTGGGCGTCGGACGTCGCCTCGTCGATCGATGGCACGTCCGCGACGATCCATCGGGGCGAGGAGTCCTGGCCCCTCACGCTGCGCATCCTCGGCGAGCACCACGTCATGAACGCCCTCGCGGCGCTCTCGGTGGCCGACGAGCTCGGCGTGCCGATCGACGACGCCATCGCCGCGCTCGAGTCGATGGTGCGCGCCGAGCGCTGGCGCATGGAGCTGCTGCGCCCCGAGTCGGGCGTCGTCGTCATCAACGACGCGTACAACGCGAGCCCCGACTCCATGGCGGCGGCGCTGAAGACGCTCGCGCACGTGTCGCGGACCTCGGGCGCGCGCTCCGTCGCCGTCGTCGGCGCCATGACCGAGCTCGGCGACAGCCAGGTCGAGGAGCACGACCGCATCGGCCGCCTCGTCGTGCGCCTCGGCATCGACCGGCTCGTCGTGGTCGGCGAGGGCGCGAAGCCCGCGCACGACGCGGCCGAGCACGAGTCCTCCTACGGCCAGGACACGACGTACGTCGAGACGCAGGAGCAGGCGCTCGCGCTGCTGCGCGCGACCCTCGAGCCCGGCGAGGTCGTGCTCGTGAAGTCCTCCCTGTCGGCGGGCCTCAAGGACCTCGGCGACCGGCTCGGCGGCGTCGCATGA